Proteins found in one Campylobacter concisus genomic segment:
- a CDS encoding type II toxin-antitoxin system Phd/YefM family antitoxin codes for MVTFTKDEIYTATEVVRNFSSVLSRVGANELKRAVIVKNNKFEAVLLNMEEYERLCEAVSVLESIYTAKKRENDGE; via the coding sequence GATGAAATTTATACAGCAACTGAAGTGGTTAGAAATTTTAGTTCAGTGCTCTCTCGTGTGGGAGCTAATGAATTAAAAAGAGCGGTCATTGTTAAAAATAATAAATTTGAAGCAGTGCTTTTAAATATGGAAGAGTATGAGCGCCTTTGCGAAGCAGTGAGCGTGCTTGAGAGTATTTATACTGCAAAAAAAAGAGAGAACGATGGCGAGTAG